CATCATTTCAGACATCACATTGACTTTCATAAATctacagatagatagatagatagatagatagatagatagatagatagatagatagatagatagatagatagatagatagatagtttaTTAATCCAGATCGAAATTCAAAATGAACACCATTTGCCTAACCAACCATTTTCcctaattttaaattaaatcttcaCCTTAAAAATTAATGCTTTACATTAAGGCAGGCTGGTTCACACAGTGTGACTgcataaagtgatttttgtgACACACAGTAAAAGCAGTACAAGTACACACGCACTCTCGCTTTGCATGTCTCACAATCTCTCACGTCAGTTCTTTTCATGTTCTCACTACTGTCTCTTCAACTCATTTATGGACTTCAAGCCCACCTCTCTCATCCTTTCCGCTCTCACTATCTCAGTACCAGTGACATCACGCTCACGTTGCCCCACTGCCCTACTTACAAAAGGAGGGAGGGAGCAGTAGAGGAAGGAGACAGGGGTGGATAGAGGAGAGGATGAGGCAGATGGCAGCAGGGGGTCTATAAATAGTCTCTCCAGCTGATGGGTACTGTGAGAAGGGGGATGGGGATGTGGGTGAGGAGAGGGAAGTTTTCATCACCTAACTTCCATGATTCTCCTTGAAATCGCTCAACACTCTTTTCTGGTGCTTTTGATACCAGAAAATATAAGGAGGTGGAATAGGGTTACAGTCTAACCATGcattgtgaatttctctttggagattaataaagtatctaatctatctatctTGTCAATGAAAATTACAGTCCTGTATTTCCTAAATAGCACCACTGTTTCAGTAGAATAAACCTTCATCTTTATCTTCATTTGTCTTAATTGTTATTAGAGTGCTTTCGTCTATATGATTTGCATCTTGTATGTTTGTAGTTTTGCATATGTGAGAACACTctaccaaaacaaacaaacaaacaaaaaaaactgcacataaTATGCCCAGTGTAAATGTCAATGCTGTAACAAGAATGGGAAGCTCATCTTTTCCCTACTGCCTGTGTCTTCTCCAGCTGTGCGTTTTGGCCGCATCCCTAAAAGAGAGAAGCAGCGACTTCTAGATGAAATGCAGAGCTACATGAACAGCCTAAATGAGTCGGCTGCCATGGACATGGAGTCACCTTCAGTGAGGGAAAATCCCACCAGCACAGATGAAACCAACTCGAAAGAGGCCATTGGGGCCATTTCCAGAGCCTACCGCAACATCTTcaccagcaacagcagcaaccaGGAGAAAGCACCCAAGAGGGCTAACATCCCCACCAACAACGACACATCGCCCTTTTCTCAGGATGGCAGTTTTGCTCCAGTCTCATCTCACCCCACCTCTGCCCAGAGTTATCAGTCTTGCCCTGTTGCCCCTGCCACTCTGTGCCCAGCTGCCTCTAATGAAAACCAACCTTCCtttcaaaatgtggacaacaatCGATATTCCTACTTAGTGTCAACAAATCAGAATCACAACCAGTCCAATGCTACACCTCAACGGGGCATCTCTGCCAATCCTAACGGTTTTCGCAATGCAGGAAGTGCCCACAATCAGCCCTCTTGCCCATGGAAATTAGCTTCAGGAGCTAAAGTGCTGGTAAGTGCAGAAGCTTATCAAGTTAAATCAAGACTTGTGTGTTATATCTTATTTGAGTGAAACTTAATGATTCGTTCTGTTTCTTATCTTTCTCAAAGGCCTGTCCTCTCAATGCATGTCCTGTATCAGGGGCAGAGCGCTCAAGTCAGGAGATATGGGAGTCTTTCTCTCAGTGTTTTACTCCTGCAGTCAAGGAAGTGGTAGAGTTTGCCAAGGGCATCCCAGGATTTCAAGAGCTTAGCCAGCAGGATCAGGTCATGCTGCTAAAATCAGGCACCTTCCAGGTAATGACACACTTCagtaattatttatttgtttttacttcatGCATCCAAGTATATAATTGATTTAAGTATTTGTCTTTTTGCCATTTCTTCTTTATTTAGGTTCTGATGGTGAGGTTCTGCAGCTTGTTCAACGCTAAGGAGCGTACGGTGACCTTCCTGAATGGCCAAACTTACCCCCTGTCCACGCTGCGGGCCTTGGGCATGGGCTCTCTGCTGGATGCAATGTTTGAATTCAGTGAGAAGTTGGGCTCTCTGGGGCTAGAGCCTGATGAAATGGCCCTCTTCATGGCTGTGGTGCTGGTCTCTGCAGGTGAGAGAGTGACAGTTACAAATGCTACAGGG
The window above is part of the Acanthochromis polyacanthus isolate Apoly-LR-REF ecotype Palm Island chromosome 6, KAUST_Apoly_ChrSc, whole genome shotgun sequence genome. Proteins encoded here:
- the nr1d4a gene encoding nuclear receptor subfamily 1, group D, member 4a isoform X2 produces the protein MDNSPGGGGGVILYAGSSGSSSPSPGSPSSGYQTQSPSSHSQPSSPEEVTFTEIGALKQRAAGCNTPSSKLVFQFPEVYNGPSAAATPQHSYAHPIAGKRPCGFAGTFTKTGGMVLLCKVCGDIASGFHYGVHACEGCKGFFRRSIQQNINYKMCVKNENCLIMRMNRNRCQHCRFKKCLSVGMSRDAVRFGRIPKREKQRLLDEMQSYMNSLNESAAMDMESPSVRENPTSTDETNSKEAIGAISRAYRNIFTSNSSNQEKAPKRANIPTNNDTSPFSQDGSFAPVSSHPTSAQSYQSCPVAPATLCPAASNENQPSFQNVDNNRYSYLVSTNQNHNQSNATPQRGISANPNGFRNAGSAHNQPSCPWKLASGAKVLACPLNACPVSGAERSSQEIWESFSQCFTPAVKEVVEFAKGIPGFQELSQQDQVMLLKSGTFQVLMVRFCSLFNAKERTVTFLNGQTYPLSTLRALGMGSLLDAMFEFSEKLGSLGLEPDEMALFMAVVLVSADRSGISDMWAVEQLQEGLIRALRSLITRRRPDDTALFPKLLLRLPDLRTLNNLHSDKLLAFRIDP
- the nr1d4a gene encoding nuclear receptor subfamily 1, group D, member 4a isoform X1 — translated: MDNSPGGAGGGVILYAGSSGSSSPSPGSPSSGYQTQSPSSHSQPSSPEEVTFTEIGALKQRAAGCNTPSSKLVFQFPEVYNGPSAAATPQHSYAHPIAGKRPCGFAGTFTKTGGMVLLCKVCGDIASGFHYGVHACEGCKGFFRRSIQQNINYKMCVKNENCLIMRMNRNRCQHCRFKKCLSVGMSRDAVRFGRIPKREKQRLLDEMQSYMNSLNESAAMDMESPSVRENPTSTDETNSKEAIGAISRAYRNIFTSNSSNQEKAPKRANIPTNNDTSPFSQDGSFAPVSSHPTSAQSYQSCPVAPATLCPAASNENQPSFQNVDNNRYSYLVSTNQNHNQSNATPQRGISANPNGFRNAGSAHNQPSCPWKLASGAKVLACPLNACPVSGAERSSQEIWESFSQCFTPAVKEVVEFAKGIPGFQELSQQDQVMLLKSGTFQVLMVRFCSLFNAKERTVTFLNGQTYPLSTLRALGMGSLLDAMFEFSEKLGSLGLEPDEMALFMAVVLVSADRSGISDMWAVEQLQEGLIRALRSLITRRRPDDTALFPKLLLRLPDLRTLNNLHSDKLLAFRIDP